Genomic window (Myxococcales bacterium):
CAGCCGCGCCAGCACCTGGACGCGCGACGCCGCGTTCTTGAGCGCGGTGGGGTCGTCGGTGTCGACCACGAACCGCTCGAGGTACGCGATCGCCAGGTCGTAGCGGACCGAGCGCTCGTAGGCCTGGGCGATGTCCTTGAGCACCGTCGGCGCCGGGATCAGGCAGTGGGCCGCGACGAACTCGGTGATCGCGCCGGCGTAGTCGCCCTGCACGTACAGCACCTCGGCCCGCTCGTAGTACTCGTTGGCGCGGGCCGCGAGCTCGGGCTTGGGCAGGTCGGGGTGCGGCGGGCAGTCGTCGATCTCGAGGCGCAGCCGCGGCCGGCCGATGAAGCCGTCGTCGTCGGCCCGCGCGGCGCTGGCGCCGGCGGCGAGCGCCAGCGCGACCAGCGTCGCCACCGCGCCAGCTCGGATCACTTGCCCTGCTTGAACGGGCTGCCCTCGAGCTCCCCGCCGGCGGCGCCCGATCCGCTGCCGGTGCCCGCGGGCGTGGCTGAGCCGGCGCCGGTGCCCGCGCCGGGGCGGTGGCGCCGCGGTTGGCCCTTCTTCAGCTTCTTGAGCTTGCACGGAATGGTCTTGTCGTGATCGACCGCCGGGCGGACGTTGCACTCGCCCTCCCAGTCGGCGCCCTGCCAGTCGTCGAGGGTCGCCACCAGCGTCACCGTCTCGCCGGTGAGCGGCAGCTCGATCTCGCGCGGCGCCTGGCCGAGGTCCCGGCCGCCCTCGGACAGCATCGCGCCGGGCGGCGTGGTCTCGACGCGCAGCTTGACGATCTCGACCTGCGGCGGCGGCGGCGCCGGCGGTGCGTCGATCGGTGGTGGCGGCGGCGGGCCGGCGTCGACCACCGCGGCCGACGGTTGGCGCGCGGCGCTGGTGCTCATCGTCATCGACACCGTCACGACCACCGCGGCGATGATCGCCGCGAGCGCCGCGACCCACGCCACCATGCGCAGGCCGCCGCCGCGCTTGCCGAACCGCCGGCGCGGGCCGGTGATGCGGGCTCGCTGGGTCGAGTGGGTCGGATCGTCGTGCAGCGCCGACAGGTCGGTGATGATCGCGTCGGTCGACTGGTAGCGCTCGCTGCGCTCCTTCGCGAGCGCCTTGAGGACGATGTTCTCGAACTCGTCGGACAGCTCCGGGCGGAGCGCGCGCGGCGTCTTGGGCTCGTCGTTGAGCACCTGCGAGATGATCGCGAGGTAGTTGGTGCCGGTGAACGGCACGTGGCCGGTGGCCAGCTCGTACAGGATCACGCCGAGCGCGTAGATGTCGATCCGCGCGTCGAGCTCCTCGTCGCCCCGGGCCTGCTCGGGCGACATGTACAGCGGCGTCCCCAGCACCATGCCGGTCTGGGTCAGCCGCGGCGAGTCGTCGTCCCCGACGTCGGACGAGCGCATCGACTTCGAGATGCCGAAGTCCACCACCTTGACGAAGTCCTTGTCCTTGCGCCGCAGCAGGAAGACGTTGTCGGGCTTGACGTCGCGGTGGACGATGCCCTTGGCGTGGGCCGCGCCGAGCGCCGACGCGATCTGCCAGGCGATGTCGACGATGCGCTGCTCGGGCAGGGGGCCCTCGCGGTTGAGCAGCTCGGCCAGCGACTCGCCCTCGAGGAACTCCATCACGACGAACGTGCGGCCGTCCTCGGTCAGGCCGAAGTCGGTGATGTCGATGATGTGCTCGTGGCCGATCGACGACGCCAGCCGCGCCTCTTGCTCGAGGCGCGCGACCACCTGCTCCTTGCGCGCGTACTTGTCGAGCAACACCTTGACCGCGACCCGCTTGCCGATCAGCGTGTGCGTGGCCTCGTAGACCGCGCCCATGCCGCCCTGGCCGATCTTGCGGGTGATCGAGTAGCGCCCGAGGAGCGTGGTGCCGACGAGGTCCTCCTCGGCGCGGAGCGTGCGCACCCCCGACGGCGGGCCCGGCTCGGGCTCGGTGAAGTCGGCCGGCGTCGGCGTCCGCATCGCGACCGCGGTGTCGGCGGCGCCCATCGTGGCTGACTCGCCCGCGACCAGCTCGGGATCACTGCGAACCGCGGCCCGCGCCTGCGCTGCGCGCGCGCCGCTATCGCTCGGGGCGTCGTCGCCTCGTCCGCTCATGGATCCACTGAAGATGGTAGGTGGCGAGGTGGGGTAAGTCAAACCCTTGGCCCGACCACCCCGGCGGGGAAGTTGCCGAGATCACAGTGGTCGTGCGCGTCACCGCCTCGCGCGTGGGCTCGTGCGGCGCGTCACAGCTTCCAGCCGACGAACACCGTCGCGTGGAACGACAGGTACTGGCCGTCGCCGTCGCGCCACGGCGCGCGCGCCGCCGCCAGCGGGACCGCGGCGACGTAGTCTTGACCGAAGAAGCGCTGCACGCCGAACTCGCCGCCGATCCTGATGCGGTCGCCGAGGAACAGGTGCTCGCCGACCGCGACCTCGAGCAGCGGCGTGCGATCGGCGTCGGTCATGAGGCCGACCCGGCCGGCGAGGTAGAACCCACCCCGGGCCGAGACCTCGAGCAGCCCGATCTTGCGCTGCGACACCCGCGCCTCGAGCCGGCCGCCGATCGCGACGTAGGCGTCGGTGTTGCCGTCGGGGTCGCCGGTGCGGTGGTCGGCCACGCGGAGGTACCCGAACGTCACCTCGGGGATGAGCGCACCGGCCACGCGGTAGCCCTTGGGCTCCTTGTACGCCAGCGGCGGCGGCTCCCACGACGCGGTGAGGCGGAGCTGCAGCGTGCCCTCGGGATCGTAGTCGCGGCCGAACGCGTCCTGGCCGTCGACGGTGGTGCCGACGCCGACCGAGCCGCCGACCGTGACGAACATCGACGTGTCCTCGGCCCGGGCCGGCGCCGCGAGCGTGAGCGTGATCGTGATCAGCGCCAGGGCAGGGATGACAC
Coding sequences:
- a CDS encoding serine/threonine protein kinase, with translation MSGRGDDAPSDSGARAAQARAAVRSDPELVAGESATMGAADTAVAMRTPTPADFTEPEPGPPSGVRTLRAEEDLVGTTLLGRYSITRKIGQGGMGAVYEATHTLIGKRVAVKVLLDKYARKEQVVARLEQEARLASSIGHEHIIDITDFGLTEDGRTFVVMEFLEGESLAELLNREGPLPEQRIVDIAWQIASALGAAHAKGIVHRDVKPDNVFLLRRKDKDFVKVVDFGISKSMRSSDVGDDDSPRLTQTGMVLGTPLYMSPEQARGDEELDARIDIYALGVILYELATGHVPFTGTNYLAIISQVLNDEPKTPRALRPELSDEFENIVLKALAKERSERYQSTDAIITDLSALHDDPTHSTQRARITGPRRRFGKRGGGLRMVAWVAALAAIIAAVVVTVSMTMSTSAARQPSAAVVDAGPPPPPPIDAPPAPPPPQVEIVKLRVETTPPGAMLSEGGRDLGQAPREIELPLTGETVTLVATLDDWQGADWEGECNVRPAVDHDKTIPCKLKKLKKGQPRRHRPGAGTGAGSATPAGTGSGSGAAGGELEGSPFKQGK